Proteins encoded within one genomic window of Salvia splendens isolate huo1 unplaced genomic scaffold, SspV2 ctg75, whole genome shotgun sequence:
- the LOC121791211 gene encoding transcription factor MYB98-like, with amino-acid sequence MPLLNAPMETNKSNCSAISLPTGFSNINLKHEILDDDFVMDNNISPSKGYLQDFQDLGQLLVTASFCNWDTGIHANGFDPFASLPHGSVTDFGLYKFKPYEENGGMHSAIQDFQAGGFLNFADRKGLSIVTKTASAHDSKPLCFAVPDESSCVTGNNSGHHNKDGSKRNNNTVHASNSNVSESLSTKKSVRAPKKSKSAKGQWTAEEDRLLIHLVGKYGVRKWSNIAQMLKGRIGKQCRERWHNHLRPDIKKDVWTLEEDRILIEVHSQVGNKWAEIAKSLPGRTENTIKNHWNATKRRQFTRRKCRTKWPRPSSLLQNYIKSLNFEKESSSKRSKKNQPPATTDHGILSNSSITTAQETNIEFSLDDHMVQEYEFDEIQALTFDDDSLFTGSSINMLMDDAIPYEIDDGQCYGAGLPLVIPPLMQCGVKKELDFHGNV; translated from the exons ATGCCCCTCCTGAATGCTCCAATGGAGACCAATAAGAGCAACTGCAGCGCTATTTCTCTTCCTACCGGCTTCTCTAATATTAATCTGAAGCATGAAATCCTAGATGATGACTTTGTCATGGATAATAATATCTCACCATCAAAAGGTTATCTTCAAGATTTCCAAGACCTCGGACAGCTTCTGGTGACAGCTTCATTCTGTAATTGGGATACTGGGATACACGCCAATGGCTTCGATCCATTTGCTTCCCTTCCCCATGGCTCTGTTACAGATTTTGGTTTATACAAGTTTAAGCCTTACGAGGAAAATGGCGGCATGCATTCAGCCATTCAGGACTTCCAGGCTGGTGGATTCTTGAACTTTGCAGACAGGAAAGGTTTGTCAATTGTAACTAAAACAGCTTCTGCACACGATTCAAAGCCATTATGCTTTGCGGTTCCTGATGAGAGCTCTTGTGTGACTGGTAATAATTCTGGTCACCATAACAAAGATGGCAGTAAAAGAAACAATAATACAGTTCACGCTAGTAATAGCAACGTCAGTGAATCTTTGTCTACCAAAAAGTCTGTTAGGGCCCCAAAGAAGTCCAAATCAGCCAAGGGGCAGTGGACTGCTGAAGAGGACAG GCTCTTGATCCATCTGGTTGGGAAATATGGTGTGAGAAAATGGTCTAATATTGCCCAAATGCTAAAAGGCAGGATAGGCAAGCAGTGCAGAGAGAGATGGCATAACCATCTGAGGCCTGATATTAAA AAGGATGTATGGACTCTGGAGGAAGACAGAATACTGATTGAGGTTCATTCTCAAGTGGGGAACAAATGGGCTGAAATAGCGAAAAGTCTCCCCGGAAGGACTGAGAACACCATCAAGAACCATTGGAACGCGACAAAGAGGAGGCAATTCACCAGACGAAAATGCAGGACCAAATGGCCGAGGCCTAGTTCCCTCCTCCAGAACTACATCAAGAGTCTCAACTTTGAGAAAGAGAGCAGCAGCAAGAGATCCAAAAAGAATCAACCACCGGCCACTACTGATCATGGAATCCTCAGCAACAGTTCAATCACCACAGCTCAGGAGACGAACATCGAGTTCAGCCTAGATGATCACATGGTGCAGGAATACGAGTTTGATGAGATCCAAGCTCTCACATTTGATGATGATAGCCTTTTCACTGGGAGCAGCATCAACATGTTGATGGATGATGCCATTCCGTATGAAATTGACGACGGACAATGTTATGGTGCTGGGCTTCCACTTGTCATCCCTCCATTGATGCAGTGTGGAGTGAAGAAAGAGCTTGATTTCCATGGGAATGTCTGa
- the LOC121791206 gene encoding probable protein phosphatase 2C 25, which translates to MSSCTVAISSSPVFSPSSSSASVCSPKASSPRLFRLQKSSGLIKALSGAGDSSPILKRKRPPRLNIPVFCVEEKKAPEGAMEEAVEVEGDGYSVCCKRGRRDAMEDRYSAAVGIQGDSKQAFFGIFDGHGGAKAAEFASENLDKNIIDELNRRGDHSSIEQAVKGGYLTTDSEFLKTDVRGGACCVTALITGGNLVVSNAGDCRAVSSKNGVAEALTSDHRPSREDERERIEMSGGFVECRKGVWRVLGSLAVSRAIGDQYLKQWVTAEPETKVVKLDPEYEFLLLASDGLWDKVSNQEAIDIARPFCIDVEEPQLLSACRKLVDLSVSRGSADDISVMLIQLWRFC; encoded by the exons ATGTCTTCTTGCACGGTTGCAATCTCGAGCTCGCCGGTTTTCtctccgtcgtcgtcgtcgGCCTCCGTATGCTCTCcgaaagcttcatctcctcggCTATTTCGGCTGCAGAAATCAAGCGGGCTCATCAAGGCCCTCTCCGGCGCCGGAGATTCGTCCCCGATTTTGAAGAGGAAGAGGCCGCCGAGGCTCAACATTCCGGTATTCTGCGTGGAGGAGAAGAAGGCGCCGGAGGGGGCGAtggaggaggcggtggaggtggagggAGATGGGTATTCCGTGTGTTGTAAGAGAGGAAGGAGGGATGCGATGGAAGATCGTTACTCTGCTGCTGTGGGCATCCAAGGTGACTCTAAGCAG GCATTCTTTGGCATTTTTGATGGGCATGGAGGAGCAAAGGCTGCTGAGTTTGCATCTGAGAATTTGGACAAGAACATTATAGATGAACTAAACAGGAGGGGAGATCACAGCAGCATTGAGCAAGCTGTGAAGGGTGGTTACTTGACCACAGATTCTGAGTTTCTCAAGACAGATGTCCGGGGAGGGGCGTGCTGCGTGACAGCCCTCATCACCGGGGGAAACTTAGTGGTATCCAATGCTGGTGACTGTCGTGCCGTGTCTAGCAAGAATGGGGTGGCTGAGGCTCTCACCTCTGATCACCGCCCGTCCAGGGAAGACGAGAGGGAAAGGATTGAGATGTCG GGCGGTTTTGTTGAGTGCCGGAAGGGTGTTTGGAGAGTGTTAGGATCTCTAGCTGTTTCGAGGGCTATTGGAGATCAATACCTTAAACAATGGGTCACAGCCGAACCAGAGACCAAAGTCGTTAAGCTTGATCCAGAATACGAGTTTCTGCTCCTTGCTTCTGATGGATTATGGGATAAG GTTAGCAATCAGGAAGCAATAGACATTGCTCGTCCGTTTTGCATAGACGTTGAAGAGCCACAGCTGTTATCAGCATGCAGAAAGCTCGTTGATCTCTCAGTTTCTAGAGGCTCTGCTGATGATATTAGTGTGATGCTCATTCAACTGTGGAGATTCTGTTAA
- the LOC121791197 gene encoding protein FAM133-like produces MGKEKKKIKKSKGAKDVEADMKSGSRKGELSVVYGGDRLKSDNAERNGESFIGLTVDHSGMKSGRREKKKDKNEIVETHDTDEVKREGSINWQEGVNVSGKVRGKEVLKEKIKQKVKRTDSEVGEKDGELILEHSESCIASATEIREDMKKDKKKEEGCQFCQRQENVLYDVEDHTQSTKEDGGTKNNHEVKKKKKHKKKENYKDDLPAAQQKYVDSDSNSGLNTKEIPNNEAAEFTIKRKKRKSKVLENCSSDERDNEAEYAKKGKRRKTSLVVKGSVDTSPNKVIRKLDFLIGLRYLLSLLNQILRMVMERRTIW; encoded by the exons ATGGgcaaagaaaagaagaagattaAGAAAAGTAAGGGAGCCAAAGATGTTGAGGCTGACATGAAGAGTGGTTCTAGAAAAGGTGAATTGAGTGTAGTATATGGCGGTGATCGACTAAAGAGTGATAATGCTGAAAGGAATGGAGAGAGTTTTATTGGACTAACAGTGGATCACTCTGGAATGAAGAGTGGtcgaagagagaaaaagaaagataagAATGAGATAGTGGAGACACATGATACTGACGAAGTAAAGAGGGAAGGGAGTATCAATTGGCAAGAGGGAGTAAATGTATCTGGAAAAGTGAGAGGCAAAGAAGTTCTGAAAGAGAAGATTAAGCAGAAAGTGAAAAGAACTGACAGTGAGGTGGGAGAGAAAGATGGAGAACTGATCCTAGAGCATAGTGAGAGTTGCATAGCCAGTGCCACAGAGATTAGGGAGGATATGAAGAAGGACAAGAAAAAGGAGGAAGGATGTCAATTTTGCCAG CGGCAGGAAAATGTGCTTTATGATGTTGAAGATCATACTCAGTCAACAAAAGAAGATGGTGGCACCAAGAATAATCATGaagtgaagaaaaagaagaagcacAAAAAGAAAGAGAACTACAAAGATGATCTGCCTGCTGCCCAGCAAAAATATGTAGATAGTGACTCCAATAGTGGTCTGAATACTAAGGAGATACCAAATAATGAAGCAGCAGAGTTCACAATCAAAAGGAAGAAAAGGAAGAGTAAAGTTTTGGAAAATTGTTCTAGTGATGAACGAGACAATGAAGCTGAATATGCAAAGAAAGGGAAAAGGAGAAAGACCAGTTTGGTGGTGAAAGGTTCAGTTGATACTTCACCTAACAAAGTAATAAGAAAGTTAGATTTTCTGATCGGGTTGAGGTATTTACTCTCCCTCCTAAATCAAATACTGAGGATGGTAATGGAGAGAAGGACAATCTGGTAA
- the LOC121791215 gene encoding triose phosphate/phosphate translocator, non-green plastid, chloroplastic-like isoform X2 — MQSTAITFAPSLSLSTRPRTLSARRLNSVAALPHGNFHFPGAFSASARKLSPISCSLKQNGWVAGPNPGPPEPESDGLVSRATAESAGPAEIPKPKSSAMDTVVLGSLFGLWYLFNIYFNIYNKQVLKAFHYPMTVTLVQFAVGTVLVVTMWTLNLYKRPKISGSQLAGILPLAMVHTLGNLFTNMSLGKVAVSFTHTIKAMEPFFSVVLSAMFLGEFPTLWVVSSLMPIVGGVALASMTEASFNWAGFWSAMASNLTNQSRNVLSKKFMVKKEDSLDNITLFSIITIMSFFLMAPIAFSMEGFKLTPTYLQATGVNVNQLYTRSLIAALCFHAYQQVSYMILQRVSPVTHSVGNCVKRVVVIVTSVLFFRTPVSPINSLGTGVALAGVFLYSRVKRIKPKPKTA; from the exons ATGCAGAGCACGGCCATCACATTCGCGCCTTCTCTTTCCCTCTCCACCCGTCCCCGCACCCTCTCCGCTCGCCGCCTCAACTCTGTCGCCGCCCTCCCCCATGGAAACTTCCATTTCCCCGGCGCCTTTTCTGCATCGGCCCGAAAGTTGAGCCCGATTAGCTGCTCGCTGAAGCAGAACGGGTGGGTGGCCGGGCCGAATCCGGGACCCCCCGAGCCCGAATCTGATGGACTTGTGTCTCGCGCCACGGCGGAGAGCGCTGGGCCAGCTGAGATCCCGAAGCCGAAGAGCTCCGCCATGGATACCGTGGTGCTCGGATCTCTATTCGGGCTATGGTACCTGTTTAACATCTACTTCAATATCTATAACAAACAG GTTCTCAAAGCTTTTCACTACCCAATGACAGTAACCCTTGTGCAATTTGCTGTTGGAACTGTGCTTGTTGTTACAATGTGGACTTTGAATCTGTACAAACGGCCTAAAATCAGTGGATCCCAG CTTGCTGGAATTCTTCCATTGGCAATGGTTCATACGCTAGGCAATCTCTTCACCAATATGAGTCTTGGAAAAGTTGCTGTTTCATTCACTCATACGATCAAAGCTATGGAGCCTTTCTTCTCCGTGGTCCTCTCTGCCATGTTCTTGGGAGAG TTCCCAACACTATGGGTAGTTTCATCCCTTATGCCAATTGTTGGTGGAGTAGCTTTGGCATCGATGACTGAGGCCTCTTTCAATTG GGCTGGATTTTGGAGTGCTATGGCCTCAAATTTGACAAACCAATCTCGTAACGTCCTTAGCAAAAAGTTTATGGTAAAGAAAGAG GATTCCTTGGATAACATTACCTTGTTCTCAATCATTACCATTATGTCCTTCTTCTTGATGGCACCTATCGCCTTTTCCATGGAAGGCTTCAAGCTTACACCTACATACCTTCAGGCTACC GGGGTGAATGTCAATCAGCTCTACACTAGATCTCTCATTGCAGCTCTCTGCTTCCATGCATATCAACAG GTCTCGTACATGATATTGCAGCGCGTATCTCCTGTCACCCATTCCGTAGGAAACTGTGTTAAGCGGGTGGTGGTGATTGTAACATCGGTTCTCTTCTTCCGCACACCCGTCTCACCTATCAATTCCCTAG GTACTGGAGTAGCCCTTGCTGGAGTGTTCTTATATTCGAGGGTGAAGCGAATTAAGCCAAAGCCCAAGACGGCTTAA
- the LOC121791194 gene encoding iron-sulfur cluster assembly protein 1-like codes for MLRHIATTSLGVRLRCSAAAGGSGLRRMYHERVVDHYDNPRNVGSFDKNDPNVGTGLVGAPACGDVMKLQIRVDEESGKIVDACFKTFGCGSAIASSSVATEWVKGKPMEEVLTIKNTEIAKHLSLPPVKLHCSMLAEDAIKAAVKDYEAKRSKPSATPLEAKAADA; via the exons ATGTTGAGGCATATAGCAACCACGAGTCTCGGCGTGCGTCTCCGGTGCTCCGCGGCTGCCGGCGGTAGTGGCCTACGGCGGATGTACCATGAGAGAGTGGTGGACCACTACGACAACCCGAGGAACGTCGGTTCGTTCGACAAGAACGATCCGAATGTGGGAACGGGTCTCGTTGGAGCACCGGCGTGTGGTGACGTCATGAAATTGCAGATTAGGGTTGATGAGGAGAGCGGTAAAATCGTCGATGCTTGCTTTAAGACTTTCGGATGTGGTTCCGCTATCGCCTCCTCCTCCGTGG caACTGAATGGGTGAAAGGTAAGCCAATGGAGGAAGTTCTGACGATAAAAAATAC GGAAATTGCAAAGCATCTCTCCCTTCCGCCTGTCAAACTACACTGCAGCATGCTTGCTGAGGATGCAATCAAGGCAGCTGTCAAAGACTACGAGGCAAAACGATCCAAGCCAAGTGCTACGCCTCTGGAGGCCAAAGCTGCTGATGCTTGA
- the LOC121791196 gene encoding cyclin-D-binding Myb-like transcription factor 1, with product MGKRFTREEDEVVKGAVMKYIEEHELGDEGLQMILNSGKHHEVKGCWKEIASSIPYRPRSAIFYRARILFMRSKSRKWTQEEYDMILKYQEEHGNKWRALADELGKHAWHVKDTWRRIKVRRKKGNWSQEEYQRLFDLVNTDLQLKLSEEKKSKHGMLRDNICWSAISDELSTRPHSTCCLKWYNQLTSPMVAQGVWADSDDYRLLSALYRLDANCVEDVDWDDLIDTRAGDVCRKRWNQMVLHIGSNGNKSFAEQVEVLAQRYCLHLLEARATWDSKPRVP from the coding sequence ATGGGCAAGCGATTCACACGGGAGGAAGATGAGGTTGTGAAAGGTGCTGTTATGAAGTACATAGAGGAACATGAGTTAGGAGATGAAGGTTTGCAAATGATCTTGAACTCTGGCAAGCACCATGAAGTGAAAGGTTGCTGGAAAGAAATAGCGTCTTCCATACCATACAGGCCGCGTAGTGCGATCTTTTATCGCGCTCGGATTTTATTTATGAGGTCTAAGAGCCGGAAATGGACTCAAGAAGAGTATGACATGATATTGAAATACCAGGAAGAGCATGGTAACAAGTGGAGGGCGTTGGCAGATGAACTTGGTAAACATGCATGGCATGTCAAGGATACTTGGCGCAGGATAAAGGTACGTAGGAAGAAAGGAAATTGGTCACAAGAAGAGTATCAGAGATTATTTGATCTGGTGAATACTGATCTACAATTGAAACTTTCTGAAGAGAAGAAGTCCAAGCATGGAATGTTGCGGGACAATATCTGTTGGAGTGCAATTAGTGATGAGTTATCCACTCGACCTCATTCAACCTGCTGTCTAAAGTGGTACAATCAATTAACATCACCTATGGTAGCTCAAGGTGTATGGGCCGATTCAGATGACTATCGTCTGCTTAGTGCACTTTATCGATTGGATGCAAATTGTGTGGAAGATGTCGACTGGGATGATCTTATTGATACCAGAGCTGGAGATGTATGTCGGAAGCGTTGGAACCAGATGGTTCTACATATAGGTTCCAATGGAAATAAATCATTTGCTGAACAAGTTGAAGTATTGGCTCAAAGATACTGCCTGCATCTTCTTGAAGCAAGAGCTACCTGGGATAGCAAACCAAGGGTTCCTTGA
- the LOC121791215 gene encoding triose phosphate/phosphate translocator, non-green plastid, chloroplastic-like isoform X1 produces the protein MQSTAITFAPSLSLSTRPRTLSARRLNSVAALPHGNFHFPGAFSASARKLSPISCSLKQNGWVAGPNPGPPEPESDGLVSRATAESAGPAEIPKPKSSAMDTVVLGSLFGLWYLFNIYFNIYNKQVVLKAFHYPMTVTLVQFAVGTVLVVTMWTLNLYKRPKISGSQLAGILPLAMVHTLGNLFTNMSLGKVAVSFTHTIKAMEPFFSVVLSAMFLGEFPTLWVVSSLMPIVGGVALASMTEASFNWAGFWSAMASNLTNQSRNVLSKKFMVKKEDSLDNITLFSIITIMSFFLMAPIAFSMEGFKLTPTYLQATGVNVNQLYTRSLIAALCFHAYQQVSYMILQRVSPVTHSVGNCVKRVVVIVTSVLFFRTPVSPINSLGTGVALAGVFLYSRVKRIKPKPKTA, from the exons ATGCAGAGCACGGCCATCACATTCGCGCCTTCTCTTTCCCTCTCCACCCGTCCCCGCACCCTCTCCGCTCGCCGCCTCAACTCTGTCGCCGCCCTCCCCCATGGAAACTTCCATTTCCCCGGCGCCTTTTCTGCATCGGCCCGAAAGTTGAGCCCGATTAGCTGCTCGCTGAAGCAGAACGGGTGGGTGGCCGGGCCGAATCCGGGACCCCCCGAGCCCGAATCTGATGGACTTGTGTCTCGCGCCACGGCGGAGAGCGCTGGGCCAGCTGAGATCCCGAAGCCGAAGAGCTCCGCCATGGATACCGTGGTGCTCGGATCTCTATTCGGGCTATGGTACCTGTTTAACATCTACTTCAATATCTATAACAAACAGGTA GTTCTCAAAGCTTTTCACTACCCAATGACAGTAACCCTTGTGCAATTTGCTGTTGGAACTGTGCTTGTTGTTACAATGTGGACTTTGAATCTGTACAAACGGCCTAAAATCAGTGGATCCCAG CTTGCTGGAATTCTTCCATTGGCAATGGTTCATACGCTAGGCAATCTCTTCACCAATATGAGTCTTGGAAAAGTTGCTGTTTCATTCACTCATACGATCAAAGCTATGGAGCCTTTCTTCTCCGTGGTCCTCTCTGCCATGTTCTTGGGAGAG TTCCCAACACTATGGGTAGTTTCATCCCTTATGCCAATTGTTGGTGGAGTAGCTTTGGCATCGATGACTGAGGCCTCTTTCAATTG GGCTGGATTTTGGAGTGCTATGGCCTCAAATTTGACAAACCAATCTCGTAACGTCCTTAGCAAAAAGTTTATGGTAAAGAAAGAG GATTCCTTGGATAACATTACCTTGTTCTCAATCATTACCATTATGTCCTTCTTCTTGATGGCACCTATCGCCTTTTCCATGGAAGGCTTCAAGCTTACACCTACATACCTTCAGGCTACC GGGGTGAATGTCAATCAGCTCTACACTAGATCTCTCATTGCAGCTCTCTGCTTCCATGCATATCAACAG GTCTCGTACATGATATTGCAGCGCGTATCTCCTGTCACCCATTCCGTAGGAAACTGTGTTAAGCGGGTGGTGGTGATTGTAACATCGGTTCTCTTCTTCCGCACACCCGTCTCACCTATCAATTCCCTAG GTACTGGAGTAGCCCTTGCTGGAGTGTTCTTATATTCGAGGGTGAAGCGAATTAAGCCAAAGCCCAAGACGGCTTAA